The Ananas comosus cultivar F153 linkage group 2, ASM154086v1, whole genome shotgun sequence genome contains a region encoding:
- the LOC109727324 gene encoding uncharacterized protein LOC109727324 codes for MRAVKRFGVQGKFSPQYIGSYEVLERIGAVAYRLALPPKLAEVHNVFHVSNLRKYIYDPKHALLYEPPELQEDMSYEKFSVLIIAREVRKLRNREIPYVKVWWSNHDDRETTWELEDVMKEHHPHLFEELS; via the coding sequence atGAGGGCTGTGAAGCGGTTCGGTGTTCAGGGAAAGTTCAGTCCCCAATACATTGGGTCGTatgaggtgttggagcggattggAGCGGTAGCCTACCGGCTTGCATTGCCGCCTAAGCTCGCGGaggttcacaatgtgtttcacgtttccaaccttcgcaagtatatcTATGACCCCAAACATGCTTTGTTGTATGAGCcaccggaacttcaagaagacatgaGCTATGAGAAGTTTTCGGTGTTGattattgctcgagaagtgcggaAGTTGAGAAACCGCGAGATTCCTTACGTCAAAGTttggtggagcaatcacgacgatcgcgaaACCACGTGGGAACTTGAGGACGTGATGAAGGAgcaccatcctcatctcttcgaggAGTTGAGTTGA